The following proteins come from a genomic window of Megalobrama amblycephala isolate DHTTF-2021 linkage group LG1, ASM1881202v1, whole genome shotgun sequence:
- the mrc2 gene encoding C-type mannose receptor 2: protein MHQHGGGHREGCWSRAWINVCRCTLYLFLVLSLERSTVHSAHTDELDTFAFFHEGALGCLGVRDHMLYLSSSCKGDAQLWKWVTRGRLFNIGSSLCLGITVGNVSTFGNKSPLGVFRCDYEPPRVRWTWSCSKFLETLETYLPSPKLLLNSGNVSVADSPPARSPSQKFLWRVYDDQDLCAKSYREIYTIQGNSHGSPCYFPFLYDGQWFHSCTSVGREDGFHWCATTHDYGKDQRWGFCPVKSSDCETFWDINPLMDNCYQFNFQATLSWSEARTSCQQQGADLLSITKVEEQIYINGLLTGYSATLWMGLNDLDLNGGWQWADSAPLKYLNWEAEMPSYDEEENCGVISTDAQGRWNNRDCSVALPYICKKRPNATLDPFTTDSWADDGRYQCDVGWQNFQAGCYRLNSDNLDWSSAHKMCQKMEANLVSIHTLPELEFITKHMKKDIEELWIGLHDTAMQMNFEWTDRTPVIFTYWHPFEPNNFRSVNEDCVTIWGPEGRWNDSPCNYSLPSICKKPAQKADDRIEDHGCKRGWRWHSPSCFKVGEESLTFNDAKGMCASNNATLAIINNRFEQAFVSSLVFGRSDDQFWLGLYNENSTGPFRWVTGDELTYTNWNRDEPARMKGGCVVMVAGQAMGLWEVKDCASVRSKYICKQNQDSSFIPSPPVPQPTPSLTGSCPSGWKSTNKFHHCYKVFHAGALEKRLTWIQAYKFCQKHGAQLASFSTPEEEAFVFQILHEAFGEAEDHEQHWLWIGISRRNSDSWTWSDGSAVTYQNFGRGNYGSAECGAANMADTNWLVSHCESELDWICKMPKGKVEEEPESHEDTGLEWVDFEEAQYKMFEHRSTWDQAQRICSWFDASLVSMHSPKENQFLVSTLRKMSRKENDLWWVGLHTFKNDGRLRWSDHSVLNYVSWGLGQPRPISKEPKCVQISASKGDWSDQKCHVDLPYVCKRVNVTGTIPPTPAPPLVPAGCPQGWSPFLHKCYKVFGEELSSRSTWEAASKTCLTHKATIVTVPNHRVQAFLVTLLPNSSFHVWVGLTSESQAQFRWFEPGLLSYTNWAPGEPVDNRQMKSPGNCVVLLHGSPHRMMGMWASRKCDAEKHGFICMKDKDPALPPGMDPLPPSLDDSLEFNGVQYRILQKRLDWHAALQVCESVNGTLAAVRDPRQHAYLTLLLSTLRKPAWIALHNDGGRSYTWLGEEEITFSDWRDGEPNHMYGCGHMTTEGQWSVAACNTKLNAAICEINTEKRIDHRWMYPGFCPQPVGNWSWVPFRNHCYSFILHELQFKHEAMRTCGKVGAKLLSISDENENGFVWEHMQSFQQQAHGAWLGMIFNSKEGSLEWSDSQTVDYSNWEQQDANLNMLSANSCFWVQSNTGLWRPGSCKNRTHGVICKRPRGAATDPVFHSEVDHLHVLIQVLVAALVLIALVVGGIYLYRRRSFGSTGVYESARYSRTNSAPSEEAEKNILVSDMELNEQGE from the exons CACATACAGATGAATTGGACACTTTTGCGTTTTTCCACGAGGGAGCGCTGGGCTGCTTGGGGGTACGAGATCACATGCTCTACCTCTCCTCTTCCTGCAAGGGTGACGCCCAGCTTTGGAAGTGGGTGACCAGGGGGCGGCTCTTCAACATTGGCTCCTCCCTCTGCTTGGGCATCACCGTGGGCAACGTGAGCACATTTGGCAACAAGTCACCGCTGGGCGTGTTTCGGTGCGACTACGAGCCTCCGCGAGTGCGCTGGACCTGGAGCTGCAGCAAGTTCTTGGAGACACTTGAAACTTATTTGCCCTCCCCTAAATTACTCCTCAACAGCGGCAATGTCTCAGTCGCTGACTCCCCGCCTGCAAGATCCCCCTCCCAAAAGTTCCTGTGGCGAGTCTATGATGATCAAGACCTTTGCGCCAAGTCATACCGAG AAATCTACACCATCCAAGGAAACTCTCACGGCAGCCCATGTTACTTCCCCTTCCTGTATGATGGCCAGTGGTTCCACAGCTGCACCAGTGTGGGCAGGGAAGATGGCTTTCACTGGTGTGCCACTACTCATGATTACGGAAAGGACCAACGCTGGGGCTTCTGCCCAGTAaaga GTTCCGACTGTGAGACGTTTTGGGACATAAACCCTTTGATGGATAACTGTTACCAGTTTAACTTTCAGGCCACACTGTCCTGGAGTGAAGCACGAACCAGCTGCCAACAGCAGGGAGCAGACCTGCTCAGCATCACTAAAGTAGAGGAACAAATCTATATCAACG GTTTGCTAACTGGCTACAGCGCCACCCTGTGGATGGGTCTGAATGACTTGGATCTCAATGGTGGCTGGCAGTGGGCTGACTCCGCCCCTCTCAAATACCTAAACTGGGAAGCAG aaATGCCAAGCTATGACGAGGAGGAAAACTGTGGAGTGATCAGCACTGATGCTCAGGGTCGCTGGAACAACCGGGACTGTTCAGTGGCTCTGCCTTACATTTGCAAGAAACGCCCGAATGCTACACTTGACCCCTTCACCACAG ACTCCTGGGCAGATGACGGGCGGTACCAGTGTGATGTAGGCTGGCAGAACTTCCAGGCGGGCTGCTATAGGCTGAACTCAGACAACCTGGACTGGAGCTCCGCCCACAAAATGTGTCAGAAGATGGAGGCTAACCTCGTTAGCATCCACACCCTCCCAGAGCTCGAATTTATCACTAAGCATATGAAGAAAG ACATAGAGGAGTTGTGGATTGGTCTACATGatacagctatgcagatgaacTTTGAATGGACGGATCGCACTCCAGTCATCTTCACTTACTGGCATCCGTTTGAACCCAACAATTTCCGAAGTGTTAACGAGGATTGTGTCACCATCTGGGGTCCT gagGGCCGCTGGAACGATAGCCCATGTAATTACTCGCTGCCCTCGATCTGTAAGAAACCGGCTCAGAAAGCTGACGACCGGATAGAGGACCACGGCTGCAAACGG GGTTGGAGATGGCACAGTCCTTCATGTTTCAAGGTTGGAGAAGAATCTCTAACCTTTAATGATGCAAAAGGAATGTGCGCTAGCAACAATGCTACGCTCGCCATTATTAATAACAG GTTTGAGCAGGCCTTTGTGAGCAGCCTGGTGTTTGGACGGTCTGACGACCAGTTCTGGCTCGGCCTGTATAATGAGAACAGCACCGGCCCTTTCCGCTGGGTAACAGGGGACGAGCTCACATACACCAACTGGAACAGAGACGAGCCAg CACGGATGAAGGGAGGCTGTGTGGTGATGGTGGCAGGTCAGGCCATGGGTCTGTGGGAGGTGAAGGACTGTGCCAGTGTCCGCTCCAAATACATTTGCAAACAGAATCAGGACTCTTCTTTCATCCCCAGCCCTCCTGTTCCTCAGCCTACACCCTCTCTGACAGGATCATGCCCATCAGGATGGAAAAGCACCAATAAGTTCCACCACTGCTACAAG GTCTTTCATGCAGGTGCACTGGAGAAGAGATTGACTTGGATTCAAGCTTACAAATTCTGCCAGAAACATGGAGCTCAGCTCGCCAGCTTCAGCACACCGGAGGAAGAGGCTTTTGTCTTCCAGATCCTCCATGAGGCCTTTGG GGAGGCGGAGGATCATGAGCAGCACTGGCTATGGATCGGGATTTCACGCCGGAATAGTGACAGTTGGACATGGAGTGACGGATCTGCT gtgACCTATCAGAACTTTGGCAGAGGGAATTATGGTTCTGCTGAGTGCGGAGCAGCTAACATGGCTGACACCAACTGGCTGGTATCACATTGTGAGTCTGAGCTAGACTGGATCTGCAAAATGCCAAAAGGGAAGGTAGAAGAAGAACCCGAGAGCCATGAAG acACTGGTTTAGAGTGGGTTGACTTTGAGGAGGCCCAGTATAAAATGTTTGAACATCGCTCCACGTGGGACCAGGCTCAGAGGATCTGCTCGTGGTTCGACGCCTCCCTAGTCTCTATGCACTCTCCTAAGGAAAATCAGTTTTTGGTTAGCACTTTACGCAAG ATGTCCCGCAAAGAAAATGATCTGTGGTGGGTTGGGTTACACACATTTAAGAATGATGGGAGATTAAGGTGGTCTGATCATTCGGTGCTCAACTATGTGTCCTGGGGACTAGGACAGCCTCGACCAATCAGCAAAGAGCCCAAATGTGTCCAAATCTCCGCCTCAAAAG GTGACTGGTCAGACCAGAAGTGTCACGTCGATCTTCCGTACGTGTGTAAGAGGGTAAATGTGACGGGTACCATCCCTCCCACACCCGCTCCTCCTCTCGTACCCGCCGGCTGTCCTCAGGGCTGGAGTCCTTTCCTACACAAG TGTTATAAGGTGTTTGGAGAGGAGCTGTCGAGTCGTAGCACTTGGGAGGCTGCCTCCAAGACGTGTCTGACACACAAAGCCACGATAGTGACAGTGCCAAACCACAGAGTTCAGG cgTTCCTTGTGACTCTGTTACCCAACAGCAGTTTCCATGTGTGGGTGGGACTCACTTCAGAATCTCAGGCTCAGTTCAGGTGGTTTGAACCCGGGTTGCTTAGCTACACTAACTGGGCCCCTGGAGAACCTGTGGACAACAGACAAATGAAAAGCCCG GGTAACTGCGTAGTGCTTCTCCATGGTAGTCCTCATCGGATGATGGGCATGTGGGCATCTCGCAAGTGTGACGCAGAGAAACATGGCTTCATCTGCATGAAGGATAAAG ACCCTGCCTTGCCACCTGGCATGGACCCTCTTCCCCCATCATTAGATGACTCATTAGAATTTAATGGCGTGCAGTACCGGATCCTGCAGAAGCGCCTGGATTGGCATGCAGCTCTGCAGGTGTGTGAATCCGTTAACGGAACACTGGCTGCAGTACGGGACCCTCGGCAGCATGCCTACCTCACCCTCCTCCTCAGCACTCTCCGCAAACCCGCCTGGATTGCACTACACAACGATGGG GGGCGGAGCTACACATGGTTGGGCGAAGAGGAGATCACTTTTAGCGACTGGCGGGATGGAGAGCCCAATCATATGTATGGATGTGGTCACATGACCACTGAGGGCCAATGGAGTGTTGCTGCTTGTAATacaaaattaaatgcagccatCTGTGAAATTAACACGG AGAAAAGGATAGACCACAGGTGGATGTATCCAGGTTTTTGCCCACAGCCTGTAGGTAACTGGTCCTGGGTTCCTTTCAGAAACCACTGCTACTCGTTCATCCTGCACGAGCTACAATTTAAACACGAGGCCATGCGCACGTGTGGCAAAG tGGGAGCTAAACTGTTGTCAATATCAGATGAAAACGAGAACGGTTTTGTGTGGGAACACATGCAAAGTTTTCAACAACAGGCCCATGGCGCTTGGCTTggaatgatttttaactccaaag AAGGCAGTCTGGAGTGGTCCGACAGTCAAACAGTGGACTACAGTAACTGGGAGCAGCAGGACGCTAATCTGAACATGCTGTCCGCCAACAGCTGCTTCTGGGTTCAGAGCAACACTGGCCTCTGGAGGCCTGGGTCCTGTAAAAACCGCACACATGGAGTCATCTGTAAACGACCACGAG GAGCCGCAACAGACCCTGTATTTCACT CTGAGGTCGACCATCTCCATGTATTAATTCAGGTCCTGGTGGCAGCGCTCGTTCTGATTGCTCTGGTGGTGGGTGGGATTTATCTGTATCGTAGGCGGAGCTTTGGCTCCACGGGCGTCTATGAGAGCGCTCGATACAGTCGCACTAACTCCGCCCCCTCCGAagaagcagaaaaaaacattctcGTTTCAGACATGGAGTTGAACGAACAGGGCGAATAA